DNA from Bradyrhizobium japonicum USDA 6:
CAACCTCGACGCCGAGACCGGCCGCGAGCAGGAGTGCAGCTCCGACCGATGAAGCGTAGGCCCCGGCTCGCGACTTACTCTCGGACTTGCGCGTCATCGGTGCAGCGGCGCCTTACGGCGCCGCGACGGCGAGGTTGACGAACTTCTCGCGCGACATCCTGCCGAGCAGCGAGGCGAGCTCGTCCCGGCTCATCGCCTTGTCGAACTGGAGACGGAACATGCCGCCCTTGGCATCGCCGATGATCGAAGCGTGGTAGCTGTCGAGCAGCGCGGTGATGTCGGCGACGCGCGCCTCGGGCGCGAAGCGCACCAGCGCGCGCGCAGGCGCAGCTCCAAGATCGCGCGTGATCGGCGCGCCGACCGACAGCGAAGCAGTCTCGAAGGTCGCGGTCTGGGTCTTCATCAGCACGGCGCCGATGATGCCGGCCTGGAGCAGCAGCGCGATGGCACCCAGGCTCGCCGACCAGGCCAGCGTACGCGGCGACAGGCTCGAGAAGAAGGTCGCGATGCGCGCCGAGAGCGGCAGCGAACCGACCGGCCGCGCCGGCTCGGCATCGATCGCGGAAAACAGCTTCTGCATCGCCCGCGCCGACGGAGCCCCCAAGCTCTCGTTCAGATGGATGGTCTCTTCGTACTCGCCGCGGATCGCGGCATATTGCCTTGCAAGCGCCGGATCACGCGCCATCGCTTCCTCGACGCGGCGAGCGTCACGCGTGTTCAGCGTGCCGGCGGCGTGCCAGGGCAGTAGCAGTTCAATTTCACTGGGCTCTTGCTCCAGCATCTTCTTGCTCAATGCCATCATGGCCAGCCTCGCTCAACGCCGGCTGCCTTCAGCAGTTCGGCCAGTTTCTTGCGCGCATAGAACAAGCGCGTCTTCACAGTGTTCTCCGGAATACCGACGATTTCGGCCACCTCTTCCACGGATTTCTCGTGGTAGTAGACGAGATCGACGATTTCCCGATGGTCCGGCGAGAGGCCCGTCAGACACTCCCGCAACGCCTCACTGGTATCCTTTTTCTGCACCGCGATTTCCGGATCGTCAGACGAATCCTCGATCGCGTTGGCAGCTTCGTCGTCCAACCCAACGTCCTTCCTGCGCCGGAGCGCAGACAGGGCCTTGAATCGGGTGATTGCCAGCAGCCAGGTGGAAACGGCGGATCGACCCTCGAACTTGCCGGCCTGACGCCAGACGTCGAGAAACACCTCGCTGATGAGGTCTTCCGCCGCCTGCTCGTCCCGCACGAGCCTTAGCCCGAACCTGTAGACCCTGACATGGTGCCGCCCGTACAGCACCTGCATGGCGAGCCGGTCACCTTGAGCGATCCTGGCGATCAGGACCTCGTCCGAAGCCGCCTGTGTCACGCTCAATGCCCGTCTCGCAAAGTTGGTCGGGTCGGCGCGGCGGACGGTTCGACGGGCGGGGCGAAATTCTTCAGGCTACCGCAGTCACACGGGGGTCTGTGTGATCTAGCCCACATACGCGAATTTTCCTTTTGCCACCCGCCGCGGTTGGCCGGCTCGCTCGATAACGGTAACATAGTATTGATGCATTCCCTATGCAATGCCGTCCGGCACGGACGGCCTGACATGATGGAACCTTAGCAGCCCTGCACGACGTATGTCTCACCAAGCCCTGCTTTGGCTCGACGCCGTCGCCAACGATGCCTAATCGCCGGCAAATTTCCCCGCCGGCCGCTGTCACCCTGTTGCGCGCTGCACCGTTTGGATTCGATTTCGAAGGATACCAAACCTAAAGGCTTGCCGCGTAGATTTTTGCGCTGACATCCACCCTTGGCGGGACAATGAGCACGGCCGCGACGACCTTACCGGAGAGGAATGCCGCTGAGGTCGCGGATCTCGTTCTCATGCCCGACGCGGCTGCGCCCGAGGTGCGAGCGCGCCGGGTCCGGCAACGCCGGCAGATGTATGTCGGCCAGGTCGCAAGCTACTCGCTCGGCGCCTTCGTGCTGCTGATCTATGCCCATGACGGTATCGTCCCGATGAACGTTCCGTCGCTGTTCTGGATCGGCGGCCTGATGATCATCGGCATCTTCGTCGTGATGTCGGAAGCCGGCGTCGGCGACAGGCACAGCGACCACTATCTCACCGTCTTCCAGATCTCGGCGCACATGGCGCTGCAGTTCATCTTCCTGGTGTCGGTGCCGATCCTCGGCATCGCCTTCATCAGCGTGCTGTTCCTGATCTTCGCCTTCGGCACGCTGCGCATGACCTCGGCGCAGGCGATGTTCACGTGGGCGATTGCGACGACCTGCCTCGCGGCTGTCTTCCTCGCCTCCGACCTGCCGATCGGCATGCCAGTCGCCACGAGGCTCCAGCGGACCGCCTCGATGCTGTGCTTCGTCCTGGTGATCGGCCAGTGCGCCTTCCTCGGCCTGTTCGGCGCCACACTGCGAAAGGTCCTGTACCGGCGCAGCATCGAGCTGAAAGCCGCCTATCAGCGCATCGAGGAGCTCGCCGAGCTCGACGAGCTCACCGGCTCCTACAACCGCCGCTGCATCATGCGGCTGCTCGATGCAGAGGTCGAAAAGTCGCAGCAGGCGTCCGCACCTTGCGCCATCGCGCTGATCGACCTCGACTGGTTCAAGCGCATCAACGACGCCCACGGCCACCCCGTCGGCGACGAGGTGCTGCGCACCTTCGCCATCACCATTTTTGCAAATATCCGCCCGGCCGACTTTTTCGGCCGCTATGGCGGCGAGGAATTCCTGCTGCTGCTGCCGGGCACCGACGGCGGCGCGGCGCGGCGCATGCTCGAGCGGCTGCGCGGCATCGTCGCCGATCTCGACTGGAGCGCATTTTCCCCCGGCATGCGGGTGACGATTTCCGCGGGCGTCGTGACGCTGCGCGACAACGATACTGCCGACACGTTTCTCGCACGCGCCGACAGCGCGCTTTATTCCGCCAAGGCGCAAGGGCGCAACCGTATTGCAACGAGCTGACCAATCCATTTTCTCCTGGCTGCGCAGAAGCCGCAGCCGGATCGAACGCTCCAGGACAGGGCCATGAGATCGAAATCCGAAAGACCATCCGAGAACCTGCTTGAGGAATTGCAGACCGCGCTCTCGCACGGCACCGTCGCGCGCCGGGTCGAGGCCCTGCGCCGCGTCACCGATCTCTTCATCAACAATGCGGTGGATTATTCCGACGAGCACGTCAGGGTGTTCGACGACGTGTTCCAGTGCCTGATCGAGCAGATCGAGGCCTCGGCGAGAGCGCTGCTCGCCAACCGCCTCGCGCCGATCGCGGCCGCGCCGCCCAAGATCATCCGCACCCTCGCCCTCGACGAGGTGATCGAGGTCTCCGGCCCCGTGCTCACGAAATCGGAACGGCTGGACGAGGCGACCCTGATCGAGATCGCGCGCACCAGGGGCCAGGCGCATCTCAAGGCGATCTCGCTGCGGCGTGTGTTGTCGGAAGCACTGACCGACGTGCTGGTGGCGCGCGGCAACGAGGACGTGGTGCAATCGACCGTCAGCAATCCGGGCGCGCGGCTCTCCGAGGGAAGTCTCACCGACCTCGTCACGCGCGCCGAACGCGACGATGACCTCGCCGCCTGCATCGGCCTGCGGCCCGACCTGCCGCGCCATCACTACCTGAAGCTGATCGCCAAGGCGTCCCTGAGCGTGCGCAGGAAGCTCGAGGCTGCGCATCCGGAGCTCGCGGACGAAGTGTCCAGCGTGGTCCAGGAAGCGACCCAGCGGGTCCGCGCCGCCGCCATGACCAGGCAGACCGAAATGGCGCGCGCACTGGTGAGATCGCTGCACGAGGACGGTCGTCTCAACGAGTTCCAGGTCACCAGCTTCGCCGAGCAGGGCAAGTTCGACGAGACCAATGCAGGGCTCGCGGCGCTCGCGGGCGTGACGGTCGAGACCGCCGAGAACATGATGATCGAGAGCCGCAACGAGGGCGTGATGGTCCTCGCCAAGGTCGCAGGCATGCAATGGACGAGCGTCCGCGCGATCATCGCCATGCGCGAAAAGCTCTCGGGCGGGTCGAAGACCGACATGCTGACGCTGCGCGATGCCTACGAGGCCCTGCGCTCATCGACTGCGCAGCAGGTGCTGCGCTTCCACCGCATGCAGCAGGGCACGACGCCGGCGGCGTGAGGCCGCCGTCGCTAGTAGCGCAAGACTTTCGAACCCGCGTAGGCACCGATCGCGGTCACGAGCGCCGTCGCGATCGTGTACCAGGTCGCGACGAACAGCGGCGAGTCGTCGGTGCAGTGCGAGGCGTAGAGCGTTGCGGCAAGGCCGGCCGACAGCAGGCCGGCGAGCGCGCCGGCGAGTGCAGGATGCGACGGCGCGCCGTGGCGCAGGCCGAACAGCGCGCCCGCAAGCAGCGGCAGCGACATCGCGGGGATCGCGAGCATGCACACCCGGGAGTTCTTGCCCACCAGCCGCATCGTCATCGGCATCGCCGGGGCCATCATGGTCTCGCTGCCGATCGCAACCGCAAGCAGGCCGACGGGGAGCAGCAGCAGCCAGCCCCAGCCGCGCATCAGGGCTTCGGGCCGCGACAGATGCAGGCTGACGATGATCGCGGGGATCGCAAGCGACAGCGTGACCGCGAACTTCGTGTCGAAGAACGGATTGTGCATCGCGGTCATCACGTCGGGCCGCACGCCAAGGAAACTGGCGAAGATCAGGATCGAGAACGGTGCCGCCACCAGCAGCGCCATCGTCAGCACGGCGCCGACGCGCGGCGCGCGATGGGCGTTGTCGGCCGCGAGCGAGCGAATGAGTTGATCGGTATCCATGACTAGTGGTCCCGCAGTTTGGCAGTCAGCGCCGCAAGTCCGCGATGCAGCGCGACCCGCACCGCACCTTCGCTCATCGAAAACTTTGACGCCGTGTCCTTGATCGAAGCGCTGTCGACGGCGATCGACTGCAGCACCTCGCGCTGGCGCTGCGGCAGCGTGTCGAGCTGCGTTGCGACCTCGGCCGCCGAGGCCGTCTCCTGCGGCGCCTCGCCCGGCAGCGTTTCGGCGAAATCGTCGATGTTGACGAAGACCCGCCGGCCCCGCCGCCGGAGCGCATCGATCAGCTTGTTGCGCCCGATTGCAAACAACCACGGGGCGAAGGGGGCTTCGCTGTCCCAGGTGTGCCGCTTCAGATGCACCGCCAACAAAATCTCCTGCACGATATCCTCGGCCTGGTCGGGAGGCTGCCCGGCCCGCGCCAGACCTCGCCTCGCGGCAGCGCGCAGCACAGGCGTGACCGCCTTCAACAGGCGATGATACGCCGCATCATCGCCTGCCATGGCCGACCGCATCAGGCCGGTCCACTCGTCCTCACGTCCGCGCACGCCCTCACCATGCAATTCGGCAGCTCTTTCAGTTTGTTACGCCGGCACCAGAAAGATCACGACTTCGTGATCTGCGCCGTGCCTCGCCACGCGATGCGGCCGTCGAAACCCACGACGGCTCATAACACCGATCGGTCCCGTCCGCATCCGGCGGCCGGTTGCGAGGCGGCGGTTTGCCCCGCTTTTGCCCGGGATAGCCCGAAGATTCCCATTTTTTGCCCCGCTGTGGTCACGCCCCGGGGTCTCTGTTCGGTCCCGGGACGGGGGAATTGGGGAGATCGTCAACATGATGAAAGCCAGCGGGCGCGCGGCATTGATTCTCCTTGCCGGCCTTTTCGTGCTGGTCGGAGCCGCTGCACAGGCGGCACCGAATTCAGCCGCAGGCAGCAAATCGGACAGCGCGGGCAACCAGGCCGAGGCCGTCACGCCGAGCAAGCAGCGGCGCCATGCGTCGCGCCACCGCGACAGCGGCAAGGCGGCGCAGAAATCCGACGACAAGGCCGACAAGAAGGACGGCGCGGCGAAGGCCGAAAACGACGTGCCGGCCTTGAGCCGGATGACGCCGGCGGTCGCCAACGCCAACGCGCAGATCGCCGCGGCCGATACGCCGACGGCTGCCGCGGCCTCCGCGATGACCGGACGCGCCAACGACAACGTTCAGGCTGCAGCCGATAATACCGCCGCGCCGAATGACGAGGCTCAGGTGGTGGCGCCCGATCAGCTCAACGACATCGACCGCGCCCTGCAACAGGACCCGCCGGCACAGAAGGCGGTGATCGCCGCAACCGACGCGCGGCCGGCGCCGGTGATGGCGAGCAGCCACAGCTCGGCCTGGGACCAGAGCTCGCTGATCGGCAAGATCTTCATCGGCGTCGGCACGCTGCTGACGCTGGCCTCTGCCGCACGCATGTTCATGGCCTGATATTTGGCCTGATCTTGGGGTGGGGACCTCGCCCGGAACGCGCGTCTCGCCGCGCGTTCCGGGCGGCCTCGTTCCGACAGCTTTTCGGCCCTTGAAGCCCACCGCGCCAGCGGGCACATTGCCCGCCCAATCAAACGCGTGGGTGGAGCATGAGCACGTTCGAACACATCATCGTCGAGAGCAAGGGCGCGGTCGGCATCATCAAGCTGAACCGGCCGAAAATGCTCAATGCGCTCTCCTTCGGCGTCTTCCGCGAGATCGCCGCGGCCGTCGACGATCTCGAGGCGGATGACGCCATCGGCTGCATCGTCGTGACCGGCAGCGAGAAGGCCTTTGCCGCCGGCGCCGACATCAAGGAGATGCAGCCGAAAGCCTTCATCGACATGTTCTCCGAAGATTTCGCCGCGATCGGCGGCGACCGCGTCGCGCGCTGCCGCAAGCCGACCATCGCCGCGGTCGCGGGCTATGCGCTCGGCGGCGGCTGCGAGCTCGCCATGATGTGCGACTTCATCATCGCCGCCGACACCGCCAAATTCGGTCAGCCCGAAATCACGCTCGGCACCATTCCCGGCATCGGCGGCACCCAGCGCCTGACCCGCGCGATCGGCAAGTCGAAGGCGATGGACCTCTGCCTCACCGGCCGCATGATGGATGCGGCGGAAGCGGAGCGCTCAGGCCTCGTCAGCCGCATCGTGCCCGCCGACAAGCTCATGGACGAGGTCATGGAAGCCGCCGAGAAGATCGCATCGATGTCGCGGCCCGCCGTCGCCATGGCCAAGGAAGCAGTCAACCGCGCCTTCGAGACCACGCTCGCCGAAGGCATGAGCGTCGAGCGCAACCTGTTTCACGCGACCTTCGCGCTGGAGGACCGCTCCGAGGGCATGGCGGCGTTCATCGAGAAGCGCAAGCCGGTGAACAAGAACCGATAATGCCCGCGAGCGGTCAGGCTGGTGTAAGGCTTCGCCGCTCTGGTGCAGAATCCCTGTGACGCACCTGCAACAAGCACGGAATAGATGGGGGTTTTCCCCGCGGCAGTTTGCCTGCGGGACCCCGGCTCGTTAAACAGTTAAGAGGCCACCGTCGGCGGGGCGGACAGCCGGGGTTTAGCGGGATTACATGATTGGGCGTGCCGCCAGAGTTGGCCGCGTGATGACGCGACATCGATCGGGCGTGGGTCCTGTGCTTGCGACATGGACCACGCTGGCGCTCTGTTGCGCCCTGCCCTCCGCCGCATGGGCGGAAGCCCTGCCTGAGGCGCTCGCCAAGGCCTACCAGACCAACCCGCAGCTCAATGCCGAGCGCGCGCGGCAACGCGCCACGGATGAAAACGTGCCGCAGGCGCTCGCCGGCTACCGGCCGCAGGTCGTGGCAAGCCTCAGCGCCGGCCTGCAATCGGTGCGCAATTTGCTTCCCGACAACACGATCCAGACCGCCAATCTGAAACCGTGGATCATCGGCGTCACCGTGACGCAGACCCTGTTCAACGGGTTCCGCACCGCCAACAGCGTCCGCGCCGCGGAACTTCAGGTGCAGTCCGGCCGCGAGGCCCTGCGCAATGTCGGCCAGGGCGTGCTGCTCGACGCGGTCACCGCCTACACCAACGTGCTGGCCAACCAGTCACTGGTCGAGGCGCAACGCTCCAACGTCGCGTTCCTGCGCGAGACGCTCGCCGTCACCCAGCGCCGACTCAACGCCGGCGACGTCACGCCGACCGACAGCGCCCAAGCCGAGGCGCGGCTCAACCGGGGACTCGCCGATCTCAACGCCGCGGAAGTCGCGCTGGCGGTGAGCCAGGCGGTCTACGCGCAGGTGATCGGCAATGCGCCGTCGCAGCTTCGGCCCGCCGAAGTCGTCGACCGCTATCTGCCGAAGAGCCGCGAGGATGCGCTGACGATGGCGATCCGCCAGCACCCGGCGGTGATGGCGGCGGGCTTCGACGTCGATGTCGCCTCGACCAACATCCGCATCGCCGAGGGCGCGCTGCTGCCGAGCGCCAGTCTTCAGGGCAGCGCCAGCAAGAGCCGCAGCAACGACCCGACGCTGAGCACCACCGCCGAAGACCAGGCCTCGATCGTCGCCAACGTCACCGCGCCGATCTACGACGGCGGCCAGGCCGCCGCGCAGACCCGGCAGGCCAAGGAGATCACGGCGCAGAGCCGGCTCGTGCTCGACCAGGTCCGCAACCAGGCGCGCACGGCGGCGACCAGCGCCTGGGTCGCCAACGAGGGCGCCAAGATCACGGTCTCCGCTTCCGAGTCCGAGGTGAAGGCGGCGACCGTCGCGCTCCAGGGCGTGCAGCGCGAGGCCGCCGGCGGGCAGCGCACGACGGTGGACGTGCTGAACTCGCAGGCCGATTTGATCCAGGCCAAGGCCCGCCTGATCGGCGCGCTGCGCGACCGCGTGATCGCCTCCTACACGCTGCTCAGCGCCGTCGGCCATCTCGACGTCAAGACGCTCAGCCTCAACACGCCGGACTATCTGCCCGAGGTGCATTACCAGCAGGTCCGCGACGCCTGGCACGGCCTGCGCACGCCGTCGGGGCAGTAGTTTCAAATCGTCTGGCTTGATGCCGATGAAGAGCCGCCGCATCCATCTGATGGGAGCTTCAGGCTCCGGCGTGACGACGATCGGCCGCGCGCTCGCCGGCCGGCTTGCGCTGCCGCATCACGACAGTGACGATTATTTCTGGCTGCCGACCGTGCCGCCCTACCAGACGACGCGCCCCGCCGCGGAGCGCCTGCGCCTGATGCGCGCGATGTTTCTGCCGCGTCTCGACTGGGTGCTGAGCGGAACCGTCACCGGCTGGGGCGACGAGCTCGTCCCGCTCTTCGATCTTGTCGTCTTTGTGACGACGCCGCGCGAGCTTCGCTTGCAGCGCCTGCGTGGCCGCGAGGCTACGCATTTCGGAGCTGATGCCGTCGCACAGGGTGGCTGGCGTCATGAAGAGACGGAGTCGTTCGTCGAATGGGCCTCGCATTACGAAACCGGTGATCGCGAGGGCCGCAGTCTCACAAAAGATGAGGCGTGGCTCGCGGGCCTGCCCTGCCTGGTCGTGCGCATCGACGGCTCACGCGCGCTTGCGGATCTTGTCGAGCAGCTATGCAGCGAAGCGGAGCGGTTACCCGGCTGATGTGATACTATTCCTGTCCCACCTCCAAATAACGAAGCAGGGAGAGAACCATGCTCAACCGACGCAGCGTCCTGCTTGCCTCCCTTGCCGCCGGAGTAGCCATGACCAACAAAGCTCACGCCCGTGCGGCGCAGCCCGCCACGCCGATCGATTTCGACGTTCCGGCCCAGGCCTGCGACTGCCACACGCACATCCATGGTGACGTCGAAAAGTTTCCGTTCTTCGCGGGGCGCGTCTATACGCCGGAACCGGCAAGCCCCGAGGAAATGGCGGCGCTGCACAAGGCGCTGCATGTCGAGCGCGTCGTGATCGTGACGCCGAGCGTCTATGGCACCGACAACTCCTCCACCTTGTTCGGCATGAAGGCGCGCGGCGCGACCGCACGCGGAGTGGCCGTGATCGACGACAAGACCACGGAAGCCCAGCTCGACGCGATGCAGGCGGACGGTTTTCGCGGCAGTCGCATCAATCTCGCCACCGGCGGCGTCAGCGATCCGAATGTCGGCCGCGCGCGCTTCACGGCCGCCGTCGAGCGCATGAAGGCACGCGGCTGGCACGTGCAGCTCTACACCACGCTGCCGATGATCTCGGCGATCAAGGAGCTCGTGCTGGCTTCGCCCGTTCCGGCCGTGTTCGACCATTTCGGCGGCCTCGAGGCGTCGCTCGGACTGGAGCAGCCGGGATTTTCCGACCTGATCGCGCTCGTCAAATCCGGCAAGGCCTATGTGAAGATCTCAGGAGCCTATCGCTCGTCGAACCTCGCGCCCGACTATCAGGACATGGTGCCCTATGCCCGCGCGCTGATCGCGGCGAACCCGGACCGCATCGTCTGGGGCACCGACTGGCCGCATCCGGATTCCAGTCGCGTCGAGGGACGCAAGCCCACCGACATCGCGCCCCTCTATCAGATCGACGACGGCCGGCTGCTCAACCAGCTTCCGGTGTGGGCGCCGGATGCGGAGATGCGCAAGAAGATCCTGGTCGACAATCCCGCGCGTCTCTACGGATTCTGAGGTTCTCCCGCCGCGCGCGATCAGCGCGCGCGGCGGGAGAAGAAGGAAATCAGGACCGGCAAGGTCACCAGGATCACGACCGGCGCGAGCATCATGCCGGTGACGACGACGACGGCGAGCGGCTTCTGCACCTGGGAGCCGATGCCTTCCGACAGCGCCGCCGGCAGCAGGCCGACGCCGGCAACGACGCAGGTCATCAGCACCGGCCGGAGCTGCAATTCGCCGGTGCGTATCACCGCACTCATGCGGTCCATGCCCTCTTCGATCAGCTGGTTGAACTGCGACAGGATGATGATGCCGTCCATGACCGCGATGCCGAACAGCGCGATGAATCCGATCGCGGCGGAGACGCTGAACGCGGTGCCGGTGATCAACAGGCCGAGCACGCCGCCGAAGATCGCCATCGGGATCACGCTCATGGCGAGCAGCGTGTCGGTCATCGAGCCGAAATTGAACCAGAGCAGCACGCCGATCAGCGCCAGCGAGATCGGCACCACGATCGACAGCCGGCGGATCGCGTCCTGGAGATTACCGAACTCGCCGACCCAGTCCATGTGCGCGCCGGGCGGCAGCTGCACCTGCTCGGCGATCTTCTGTTGCGCCTCGCGGATCGCGCTGCCGAGGTCGCGCTCGCGCACCGAGAACTTGATCGGCAGATAGCGTTCCTGCTGCTCTCGATAGATGTAGGCGGCACCGGAGACGAGGCTGATGGTGGCGACCTCGCTCAGGGGAATCTGCGTGACGGTGCCGTTGGGGCCGGGCGCGCCGATGCGCAAATTCTGGATCGCCTCCGC
Protein-coding regions in this window:
- a CDS encoding sigma-70 family RNA polymerase sigma factor; translated protein: MSVTQAASDEVLIARIAQGDRLAMQVLYGRHHVRVYRFGLRLVRDEQAAEDLISEVFLDVWRQAGKFEGRSAVSTWLLAITRFKALSALRRRKDVGLDDEAANAIEDSSDDPEIAVQKKDTSEALRECLTGLSPDHREIVDLVYYHEKSVEEVAEIVGIPENTVKTRLFYARKKLAELLKAAGVERGWP
- a CDS encoding GGDEF domain-containing protein, coding for MSTAATTLPERNAAEVADLVLMPDAAAPEVRARRVRQRRQMYVGQVASYSLGAFVLLIYAHDGIVPMNVPSLFWIGGLMIIGIFVVMSEAGVGDRHSDHYLTVFQISAHMALQFIFLVSVPILGIAFISVLFLIFAFGTLRMTSAQAMFTWAIATTCLAAVFLASDLPIGMPVATRLQRTASMLCFVLVIGQCAFLGLFGATLRKVLYRRSIELKAAYQRIEELAELDELTGSYNRRCIMRLLDAEVEKSQQASAPCAIALIDLDWFKRINDAHGHPVGDEVLRTFAITIFANIRPADFFGRYGGEEFLLLLPGTDGGAARRMLERLRGIVADLDWSAFSPGMRVTISAGVVTLRDNDTADTFLARADSALYSAKAQGRNRIATS
- a CDS encoding DUF2336 domain-containing protein, coding for MRSKSERPSENLLEELQTALSHGTVARRVEALRRVTDLFINNAVDYSDEHVRVFDDVFQCLIEQIEASARALLANRLAPIAAAPPKIIRTLALDEVIEVSGPVLTKSERLDEATLIEIARTRGQAHLKAISLRRVLSEALTDVLVARGNEDVVQSTVSNPGARLSEGSLTDLVTRAERDDDLAACIGLRPDLPRHHYLKLIAKASLSVRRKLEAAHPELADEVSSVVQEATQRVRAAAMTRQTEMARALVRSLHEDGRLNEFQVTSFAEQGKFDETNAGLAALAGVTVETAENMMIESRNEGVMVLAKVAGMQWTSVRAIIAMREKLSGGSKTDMLTLRDAYEALRSSTAQQVLRFHRMQQGTTPAA
- a CDS encoding NrsF family protein — translated: MDTDQLIRSLAADNAHRAPRVGAVLTMALLVAAPFSILIFASFLGVRPDVMTAMHNPFFDTKFAVTLSLAIPAIIVSLHLSRPEALMRGWGWLLLLPVGLLAVAIGSETMMAPAMPMTMRLVGKNSRVCMLAIPAMSLPLLAGALFGLRHGAPSHPALAGALAGLLSAGLAATLYASHCTDDSPLFVATWYTIATALVTAIGAYAGSKVLRY
- a CDS encoding sigma-70 family RNA polymerase sigma factor: MRGREDEWTGLMRSAMAGDDAAYHRLLKAVTPVLRAAARRGLARAGQPPDQAEDIVQEILLAVHLKRHTWDSEAPFAPWLFAIGRNKLIDALRRRGRRVFVNIDDFAETLPGEAPQETASAAEVATQLDTLPQRQREVLQSIAVDSASIKDTASKFSMSEGAVRVALHRGLAALTAKLRDH
- a CDS encoding enoyl-CoA hydratase, which translates into the protein MSTFEHIIVESKGAVGIIKLNRPKMLNALSFGVFREIAAAVDDLEADDAIGCIVVTGSEKAFAAGADIKEMQPKAFIDMFSEDFAAIGGDRVARCRKPTIAAVAGYALGGGCELAMMCDFIIAADTAKFGQPEITLGTIPGIGGTQRLTRAIGKSKAMDLCLTGRMMDAAEAERSGLVSRIVPADKLMDEVMEAAEKIASMSRPAVAMAKEAVNRAFETTLAEGMSVERNLFHATFALEDRSEGMAAFIEKRKPVNKNR
- a CDS encoding TolC family outer membrane protein, whose translation is MIGRAARVGRVMTRHRSGVGPVLATWTTLALCCALPSAAWAEALPEALAKAYQTNPQLNAERARQRATDENVPQALAGYRPQVVASLSAGLQSVRNLLPDNTIQTANLKPWIIGVTVTQTLFNGFRTANSVRAAELQVQSGREALRNVGQGVLLDAVTAYTNVLANQSLVEAQRSNVAFLRETLAVTQRRLNAGDVTPTDSAQAEARLNRGLADLNAAEVALAVSQAVYAQVIGNAPSQLRPAEVVDRYLPKSREDALTMAIRQHPAVMAAGFDVDVASTNIRIAEGALLPSASLQGSASKSRSNDPTLSTTAEDQASIVANVTAPIYDGGQAAAQTRQAKEITAQSRLVLDQVRNQARTAATSAWVANEGAKITVSASESEVKAATVALQGVQREAAGGQRTTVDVLNSQADLIQAKARLIGALRDRVIASYTLLSAVGHLDVKTLSLNTPDYLPEVHYQQVRDAWHGLRTPSGQ
- a CDS encoding amidohydrolase family protein, producing the protein MLNRRSVLLASLAAGVAMTNKAHARAAQPATPIDFDVPAQACDCHTHIHGDVEKFPFFAGRVYTPEPASPEEMAALHKALHVERVVIVTPSVYGTDNSSTLFGMKARGATARGVAVIDDKTTEAQLDAMQADGFRGSRINLATGGVSDPNVGRARFTAAVERMKARGWHVQLYTTLPMISAIKELVLASPVPAVFDHFGGLEASLGLEQPGFSDLIALVKSGKAYVKISGAYRSSNLAPDYQDMVPYARALIAANPDRIVWGTDWPHPDSSRVEGRKPTDIAPLYQIDDGRLLNQLPVWAPDAEMRKKILVDNPARLYGF